From the Diospyros lotus cultivar Yz01 chromosome 13, ASM1463336v1, whole genome shotgun sequence genome, one window contains:
- the LOC127788684 gene encoding short chain aldehyde dehydrogenase 1-like: MMKAASSLLAPIAKRLDGKVAVITGGASGIGEATAKLFVKHGAKVVIADVQDELGHSLSQEIGSESVVSFVHCDVSKDEDVKRVVDSAVSKHGKLDIMFSNAGIAGNMDPSIASVGYEDLKKVFEVNVFGAFFCAKHASRVMVPAKKGSILFTASVAASTAGAPHGYTSTKHAVVGLAKNLCVELGRHGIRVNCISPHAVYTPLLRASMGVTKEVVVRLIEDSGNLKGVGLEAEDVAAAAVYLGSDESRYVSGLNLLVDGGYTTTNPAMQLTLEKILSGA; encoded by the exons ATGATGAAGGCAGCCTCTTCGTTGTTAGCTCCCATCGCCAAAAG GCTCGATGGCAAAGTCGCCGTCATCACCGGCGGCGCCAGCGGCATTGGCGAAGCCACGGCCAAGCTCTTCGTCAAGCACGGCGCCAAAGTCGTCATCGCCGATGTCCAGGACGAGCTGGGCCACTCGCTCAGTCAAGAAATCGGCTCTGAATCCGTCGTTTCCTTCGTCCACTGCGACGTCAGCAAAGACGAAGACGTTAAACGCGTCGTCGATTCAGCAGTTTCCAAGCACGGGAAGCTCGACATAATGTTCAGCAACGCCGGCATAGCCGGCAACATGGACCCCAGCATCGCATCGGTGGGCTACGAAGATCTCAAGAAAGTATTCGAAGTGAACGTGTTCGGTGCATTCTTCTGCGCTAAACACGCCAGTAGAGTGATGGTTCCGGCCAAGAAAGGCAGCATCTTGTTCACGGCGAGCGTGGCGGCTTCCACCGCCGGGGCACCGCACGGCTACACCTCCACGAAGCACGCCGTGGTTGGACTGGCGAAGAACCTGTGCGTGGAGCTGGGGCGGCACGGGATCAGGGTCAACTGCATTTCGCCGCACGCGGTGTACACGCCGCTCCTGAGGGCGTCGATGGGGGTGACGAAGGAGGTGGTGGTTCGGTTAATTGAGGATTCGGGGAACTTGAAGGGGGTGGGGCTGGAGGCGGAGGatgtggcggcggcggcggtgtATTTGGGAAGCGACGAGTCGAGGTACGTGAGTGGGCTGAATCTGCTGGTCGACGGCGGCTACACCACCACCAATCCGGCGATGCAACTAACGTTGGAGAAAATATTGTCGGGCGCCTAG